The Candidatus Methylomirabilota bacterium genome window below encodes:
- the dut gene encoding dUTP diphosphatase has product MLLSAAPNPNEGGSDLVRVPVRRLDPDLPLPTYAHPDDAGLDLLAASQVTLAPGARALVPTGIAVAIPAGYAGYVLPRSGVALRHGVTVLNAPGLIDAGYRGEIQVLLVNHDAAPVTFERGTRIAQLVIQRVERAQLGESEELPPSGRGSGGFGSTGT; this is encoded by the coding sequence ATGCTACTATCCGCCGCGCCAAATCCCAACGAGGGAGGCTCTGACCTGGTCCGCGTGCCGGTCCGCCGTCTCGATCCCGACCTGCCGCTGCCCACGTACGCCCACCCCGACGACGCCGGTCTGGACCTGCTGGCGGCGTCCCAAGTCACGCTGGCGCCCGGCGCCCGCGCCCTCGTCCCCACCGGGATCGCCGTCGCCATCCCGGCCGGCTATGCGGGATACGTGCTGCCGCGCTCGGGGGTGGCGCTCCGGCACGGCGTCACCGTGCTCAATGCGCCCGGGCTGATCGATGCCGGCTACCGCGGCGAGATCCAGGTGCTCCTGGTGAACCACGATGCGGCGCCGGTGACCTTCGAACGGGGCACGCGCATCGCCCAGCTCGTCATCCAGCGAGTGGAGCGTGCCCAGCTCGGCGAGAGCGAGGAACTCCCGCCGAGCGGGCGCGGCAGTGGCGGCTTCGGGTCGACAGGAACCTGA